Part of the Vigna angularis cultivar LongXiaoDou No.4 chromosome 1, ASM1680809v1, whole genome shotgun sequence genome, AACAAAGAGAATGTGAGtatgaaagaaatatataaacgtcatttcttaatttatttattttcccttaGTTCTATTAATTAGTTAAATCCTTTAATTAAGTAGCCCTAGGTTCCACATACACATTTATgtgtaacattattttttatgtttctagtttattttattttaaaaatttaaacttcacTTATAAAAGTCTCATATAtaagaacaaataaaaaagtttaacatattgaactctttcttttaataatctTCCTAGATAGACTAATAAACACAAACGTCTCATTAGcaattactttataaaataatttaaataataatgagATGTATATGTAATGTTCGTACTATATATACCTAAGAAAATGCAATATTTCTAATTGaagtaaagaaacaaaaattgagAATGTAGAAGTTTATATCATTAATTGGTttgaaattaaagaattaaatgtCATTTGAAATCAGTAGTAAACTATTACTCAGTGTGTATCCTTACCTTACAAGAATAtaaagacctctatttatagttATACTCACAGCacaatgttataattattttgttcaaTAAAGAACGATTGATCTAATGGTGTCTAAATATCCACCTGGATTTGTTGGTGAAGGAAATGGATGTAGCCAATGGCTTCACTTAACACAGAGGCTGTACTGGTCTGCAAATTAAAGAAcataaagtaaaaaaacaataatatatatatatatatatatatacacacacattaTGTATCAGACTATAACTAAAGATCAGAAATGATTTACCTTCCCGAAAGGTGCTACTAATCTTTGAAGAGTTTGAATCCTATCCCCCAATTTTTCCTTTCTTATCTGCTTTAAAATCAGTCCACACATGGTTTTACTTTAACGTGAAAGTGACACAAATCATCAATTTAAATAAGTGTTCATCATAAAAAGATATTACCTTCAGGGGAGGGCATGATGATGGCCTCGACCTCTTAGCTTTGGCCTCTGAATCTTTTGGTAGAGAGCAACTACTAGGCCTTTTTGCCGTTGCAACTTCACTTGAAAAACTTAACTAACCCAATTGAATAGAATCAACGAAAAgacaattattttgtttataggAATGTAAAAACGAAATTCATGTTCCAAATATTGCTcaaatttactaattatttttagcCATTGCTATGCTTAAAGACACCTGATTTAAACAGTATGAAATTCAAACACACACAATCAATGACTACTATTACTGCTTAACTTTCGCAAAAATCAAAATTGGCGAACAAACATAAGCAAAAGTTGTGTATAAATGTTAAAGCACAAGAAAAGTTTAATTCGTAGTATTTGTATGCATTGCACGTGAGAAGAGGTGTAGAGAAAGCATAGTACTCACTTTTGAGCTATTTGATGGACTATTTTCGCGGCCATGCATGTCGCTGTGGCACAAAGCTATGCTCTCGTTTAGACCAAAAGTATCATAGCAAGGTTGGATTTCACAACTCTCACTGTAACTTGTATGCAAATCAAACATTTTAGGATTTAAACCCAAAGAACTTGAAACCAAAGAAGAGGTCATATCTAGGGTTGGTAAATTCGAAATTAAACTAGCATCACCAAAGTTGTTATATCTCTTGCTTAAGGTCTTTCCATCAATAGGCTTCTCATTATGAAAGACATTCTCCGAAGGAAAAAACTCTACACCAGTTACACCAAGACTAGGTAATAAACTAGGAGGATATCGTGGTTCATGAATTGGGATTAGTGAACACGATTCCTCCATAGCCTTCATGGAGGTGTTCATCATTTCACCTTTGATTCTTGCTGCAAAGAGATCACTAACTGGCTGTTGAGCAACGCTTTTTCCATTGTGGAAACCCAAGGCTTGCCTTGTTGAAATTCTAAGTGAGTCAGTCATGGCGTGCTTGTGCTGTACTTCTCTTGAATTTGTAAAGCTATCAGTTAGAAAGCCACTGTTACAACCATTGCTGCAAACAAACTCACACGTAGATATATAAGCCAATGGGTGCATGTTATATCACTGTTTCAAAGATGAAACAACTAAAAAGGAATCAAAGAAGAGCGGTAGAATAATCATGAAATGGTAAAATGTGAAATCAAGATCAGTAGTATTATTTAAAAGCATCACTACAGCTATCAgactataataattaaaagattttgTAGTGGAGAGTTCTGTGCAAACTGGTGTACATGCTTTTCTACTATATATGTCCATATCTTCTCCATAAGTAGTTAGTTTTGTCGAACCACAAACCCAAGAAGCAATAAAAGAAACCAGCTAATGTTTAATTAAGAGGGTTTCAAACATGGTAATAAGAATTCATAGTAATTTCACCTGAGACAATGATTATTATATAAGGGGATATTAGAGAGTGAGTTCATGTTGAAGGAGTGTGAAGGAACTTACTATATGTTGCTTGGGATCCATGATTGATGAGAGGTGATGGAAGGTTTAGAGTCAGGTGGTGGGGTTGCTGAAGCTATAGAGTGAGCAGATTCTTCTTGAAGCTGATGCTGAAGATGGAAACTAGCAAACTCCATGATTACTTAAAACCTTGAAGATCCCCAAACAAAAGAGATGGAGCTAATTAGCTAGGTAGGGAATCGAGTTTGAGAGACCTTTAACTTTTTACAATGTAACAAGATGGgatatattgatatatatatatttgataccATGCACAAGTTGAAGCCCTTTTTCCTTGTTTTGCTCTCTTCCCTGGTTAAGTGATATTTTTGAGATCACTATGCTCAGTCCAAAGAACTCTAGTTATACAGGGAAATTCCCAAAGCAACTGCATAGAGCTTTGAAAAAGGGTCCTGAAAGAAGGTTATGGTGGTAGACAGCAAGGTTATTATATATACTGGTCCTCTTGGATCAGCAAGTTGACTGTGTTTATGCTTTTAGGATAGACACAGACATGACACCTTCGGGGAATATGCATGAATATAAGTAAATTCTTTGTAAAGCTCAGCTAGTGGTATGGACCTTTTTCCTCGGTAAAAGGTTAGTGGACCTTTTGTTTTGCTTACAATAATATAGAGTATTAAAAAACaatactatatttaattttggttaaGATCGAATGTGACTCATGCGCCAAACTGTGATTGAGTTAATTATTTGAACCATATCTCTGTTGGGGAAATTGTACTTGTATTCTCAAACCAGAATTTTAGCCACCATCATTATTGATTGGGAATGGTGATTTGGTTTAATAATTTAAGCCAGATCTTACTTAGGGAAGTTGTATTGTATTTGGTCAATCGTTTTTCTGATGGCTAAGGGTTatcagtttttctttttggtacATCACTTTCTTTATCTTAGGTTTAGGGTAAGGTTGAAAAAGTTATTCAATTTCAGTAATATTCAACCTAATTAACTTGCACCAATCTAATCAAATTTGGATTAGATCGGTTTAGGTTTTCGAGtcacataaatttaaatttgtaacttTTCACAGAAATagtttcataaataaaaatgaaagttttaaaaggtttaaataaaatgaactttTCAGGTTAAaaacattacttttaatttcttatgtAGGAATCTTTTCAGAAACTAGCTAGATTCTTTTGTGAAACTCTCTCCAAAATGTTTCTTTCATTGGGATgattaaaaaaaagactaaCATCGAAATTGTAATAAGATAAAATGCATAGAATCACAATTCTCTTTCAGTGCATTTTATTAATTCGCAGGGAAGCGGGATGATGGGTtccaaaaatttcaattataattttaaaaagattatataaataattaacaaatttaatattcatttctCGGTTTGAAAGGTCAAGgaaaaattttgtaaaatttaataccTGTGCACATAAAAGATAAGAGTGATTAGCAAATTTTATCTAACTGACTAAATTACTTATATCTCTTGCTGTGAAATAgttagaaaaaagtaaaaagattaaaagaaagatagtgagattaaaaaaagtttgtaGGGTATGGATACTTGTCAGGTCAATGGATTgggcaaacaaataattaacaaCTCTAAACCAATCGGTTAATCGGAAGACCATTAGGAAACTCCTAACTCGAAACATCTTGACACCCACCGTGGGAAGGTACTTGCAAAAGACACTTcaacgctcaagtcagtgatTTTGcatgataatatttaataaaaagtgaCTACTCAGAATTAGTTACCTGACCTTCCtgtcaaacatatatttataaatattaaaatgaactCATCCTTAAGCTTGACCCATTACCaataaatgattaatatttttattaaatatcaatCAGTTGTAACTATCTCAACGGTTATCTTAACCAATTCATTAAGAGTTGTTAATTGTTTGTTTGTCTAGTCCATTGACCTGACACTTATCCATACCATACAAGATTATATgtaatgtgttttaaaataggTAAGTTAATTACATGTTGAACCTCTCTTTTGTGATTCGTTGTTTATACATCTTATTTGTTGtcattttcttatatttcatGTACGTGTAAGAAGTGTGTATCAACGTGTTATTTTCTTCATCCCTCTATAAGTTATTCTACaaacgataaataaaatttctgcgctcttttttttttacaatcaaGCATATAAGATTTGAATTTAGTAACAACAATAACCATAATGCTATTTAGTTCTAGTTCTTTAGAAAT contains:
- the LOC108339505 gene encoding transcription factor bHLH111 isoform X1, whose protein sequence is MEFASFHLQHQLQEESAHSIASATPPPDSKPSITSHQSWIPSNIYNGCNSGFLTDSFTNSREVQHKHAMTDSLRISTRQALGFHNGKSVAQQPVSDLFAARIKGEMMNTSMKAMEESCSLIPIHEPRYPPSLLPSLGVTGVEFFPSENVFHNEKPIDGKTLSKRYNNFGDASLISNLPTLDMTSSLVSSSLGLNPKMFDLHTSYSESCEIQPCYDTFGLNESIALCHSDMHGRENSPSNSSKLSFSSEVATAKRPSSCSLPKDSEAKAKRSRPSSCPPLKQIRKEKLGDRIQTLQRLVAPFGKTSTASVLSEAIGYIHFLHQQIQTLSIPYMKSTQSNRMVQLSTNKVDKEVKPDLRSRGLCLVPLSYASFIHRCV
- the LOC108339505 gene encoding transcription factor bHLH103 isoform X2 is translated as MEFASFHLQHQLQEESAHSIASATPPPDSKPSITSHQSWIPSNIYNGCNSGFLTDSFTNSREVQHKHAMTDSLRISTRQALGFHNGKSVAQQPVSDLFAARIKGEMMNTSMKAMEESCSLIPIHEPRYPPSLLPSLGVTGVEFFPSENVFHNEKPIDGKTLSKRYNNFGDASLISNLPTLDMTSSLVSSSLGLNPKMFDLHTSYSESCEIQPCYDTFGLNESIALCHSDMHGRENSPSNSSKLSFSSEVATAKRPSSCSLPKDSEAKAKRSRPSSCPPLKIRKEKLGDRIQTLQRLVAPFGKTSTASVLSEAIGYIHFLHQQIQTLSIPYMKSTQSNRMVQLSTNKVDKEVKPDLRSRGLCLVPLSYASFIHRCV